One window of Mesorhizobium loti R88b genomic DNA carries:
- a CDS encoding winged helix-turn-helix transcriptional regulator, producing MTPLSAASGVENVLRILEGRWKLVILFHLFGGKVLRFSDLERAIPAISQKMLIQQLRQMEADGIVRRIVHHQVPPKVEYCLTDWGQALCPALDALLKWAAQKEPTES from the coding sequence CTGACGCCGTTGTCGGCGGCGAGCGGTGTGGAGAATGTGCTACGCATCCTCGAAGGGCGCTGGAAGCTGGTGATCCTGTTTCACCTGTTCGGCGGCAAGGTGCTGCGCTTTTCCGACCTCGAACGGGCGATCCCGGCGATCTCGCAAAAGATGCTCATCCAGCAGCTCAGGCAGATGGAGGCCGACGGCATTGTCCGCCGCATCGTACACCACCAGGTGCCGCCAAAGGTTGAGTACTGCCTGACCGATTGGGGCCAGGCACTGTGCCCGGCTCTGGACGCCCTGTTGAAATGGGCGGCGCAAAAGGAACCCACCGAGAGCTGA